A part of Excalfactoria chinensis isolate bCotChi1 chromosome 23, bCotChi1.hap2, whole genome shotgun sequence genomic DNA contains:
- the LOC140262108 gene encoding uncharacterized protein, producing MGTQGQSFPSCGCKWGPGGAMSPCPSSAPSLSSPSAVPSWSCLTRMNGTANLAPTARGHFTSAIPVPRSTTPNKPPAAAPTTRHSSPAPPASHRATSPRPAAPPGPKSLKPRPKASGHEATESPGVNPHGGQRAPVLPGKGLGGSRVECSLRGPVAHRPLGMAVEDGPNTSLMSRSPMFGSGVISFSSTSPQSRPVTATVAPFQYRLQEDREQNATSPCDTTPAEVPDPKSRATIFQQLQE from the exons AtggggacacagggacagaGCTTCCCTAGCTGTGGCTGTAAATGGGGCCCTGGAGGGGCCATGTCACCATGCCCCAGTTCAGCTCCTTCACTCTCCTCTCCCTCCGCAGTGCCTTCCTGGAGCTGCCTCACCAGGATGAATGGGACGGCCAACTTGGCCCCAACTGCCCGTGGCCACTTCACCTCCGCCATCCCGGTGCCACGATCCACGACCCCCAACAAACCacctgctgcagcccccacaACCCGACACAGCTCCCCGGCCCCCCCTGCATCCCATCgggccacatccccacggccGGCAGCACCCCCCGGCCCCAAAAGCCTCAAACCCAGGCCCAAAGCTTCAGGCCATGAGGCAACTGAGAGCCCAGGTGTAAACCCCCATGGGGGGCAGAGAGCCCCAGTGCTCCCCGGGAAAGGGCTGGGGGGCAGCCGGGTGGAGTGCAGCTTAAGGGGGCCTGTGGCCCACCGTCCCCTTGGGATGGCCGTGGAGGATGGGCCCAACACCAGCCTTATGAGCAGGAGCCCCATGTTTGGGTCAGGGGTCATCAGCTTCTCCTCAACCTCCCCGCAGAGTCGCCCTGTGACAGCCACTGTCGCCCCATTCCAGTACCG gctgcaggaggacagagaGCAGaatgccacatccccatgtgaCACCACTCCTGCTGAGGTGCCTGACCCCAAATCCAGAGCCACGA ttttccagcagctccaggaatGA
- the RNPEP gene encoding aminopeptidase B isoform X2: MAALGAARDAATATGGGAAPFALRHLHLSLRVDFVAAGAGRLRGAARLELRCVRAGSRELVLDAHSAMSVQRARLLPPGGAGEKEGEGQELRFQSRPFASYGTALHVELPEEPRPGELLVVRIDYETGEGPGMSWLDSSQTAQKEKPFLYTSGFPVLNRSFFPGFHTPAMKSTYSAQLQVPEGFTAVMSATTWEKQKDNTFVFKMEHPIPSYLIALAVGDIVSAEVGPRSRVWAEPCLIEAAKKEYDGVIEEFLAVGEKLFGPYVWGRYDVLFMPPSFPFGGMENPCITFVTPCLLAGDRSLVDVIIHEISHSWFGNLVTNATWGEFWLNEGFTMYAQRRISTEIYGSAYTCLEAATGRALLRQHMDTTGEEHPLNKLRVVIEPGVNPDDTYNETPYEKGFCFVSYLAHLVGDQGKFDSFLQAYVEHFKFQSITADDALNFFLEFFPELKKQGVESRPGLEFNRWLNTPGWPPFLPDLSPGQQLMKPADELAELWASDSLKMEEIEAVDISAWMTYQLVYFLDRILQKSPLPDGNVERLSAMYPKISKAQNAELQLRWCQIILRNNHEPEYSKVKAFLHSQGKQKYTLPLYRAMWGGSEAARVLAMETFSATAPQLHINVRNYVKKILGLEGSD, encoded by the exons ATGGCGGCGCTGGGGGCGGCCCGGGACGCGGCCACGGCCACGGGTGGCGGCGCGGCGCCGTTCGCGTTGCGGCACCTGCACTTATCGCTGCGCGTGGATTTCGTGGCCGCGGGTGCGGGGCGGCTGCGCGGGGCCGCCAGGTTGGAGCTGCGCTGCGTGCGCGCCGGGAGCAGAGAGCTGGTGTTGGACGCGCACAGCGCGATGTCCGTGCAACGAGCGCGGCTGCTGCCGCCCGGCGGGGCcggagaaaaggaaggggaagggcaGGAGCTGCGCTTCCAGAGCCGCCCGTTCGCCAGCTACGGCACCGCGCTGCACGTTGAGTTGCCCGAAGAGCCGCGGCCCGGAGAGCTGCTGGTCGTGAGGATCGACTACGAGACGGGAGAAGGGCCCGGG ATGTCCTGGCTGGACTCCTCCCAAACGGCCCAGAAGGAGAAACCTTTCCTCTATACCTCTGGCTTCCCTGTGCTCAACAGATCCTTCTTCCCTGGCTTCCACACCCCTGCCATGAAGAGCACCTACTCGGCACAGCTCCAG GTCCCCGAGGGTTTCACGGCCGTGATGAGCGCCACAAcctgggagaagcagaaagatAACACCTTTGTCTTCAAGATGGAGCACCCCATCCCCTCGTACCTGATTGCCCTGGCTGTGGGGGACATCGTGTCTGCTGAGGTTGGCCCGAG GAGCCGAGTCTGGGCCGAGCCCTGCCTGATTGAGGCTGCCAAGAAGGAATACGATGGGGTGATCGAGGAGTTCCTGGCTGTGGGCGAGAAGCTCTTTGGGCCCTATGTTTGGGGCAG GTACGACGTGCTGTTCATGCCGCCCTCCTTCCCCTTTGGTGGGATGGAGAACCCCTGCATCACCTTCGTCACCCCCTGCCTGCTGGCCGGGGACCGTTCCCTGGTGGACGTCATCATCCATGAGATCTCCCACAGCTGGTTTGGCAACCTGGTCACCAACGCCACCTGGGGCGAGTTCTGGCTCAATGAAGGCTTCACCATGTATGCCCAGAGGCGCATTTCCACCGAGATCTATG GTTCAGCATACACCTGCCTGGAGGCTGCGACGGGTCGGGCCCTGCTGCGCCAGCACATGGACACCACTGGGGAGGAGCACCCACTGAACAAACTGCGGGTGGTGATCGAGCCAGGTGTCAACCCAGACGACACATACAACGAGACCCCCTATGAGAAGGGCTTCTGCTTCGTCAGCTACCTGGCACACCTGGTGGGGGACCAGGGCAAGTTCGACTCCTTCCTGCAG GCCTACGTGGAGCACTTCAAGTTCCAGAGCATCACAGCAGACGATGCCCTCAATTTCTTCCTGGAGTTCTTCCCCGAGCTGAAGAAGCAAGGCGTGGAGTCGCGTCCAG GTCTGGAGTTCAATCGCTGGCTCAACACGCCGGGCTGGCCGCCCTTCCTGCCCGACCTGTCCCCGGGGCAGCAGCTGATGAAGCCAGCAGATGAACTAGCGGAGCTGTGGGCATCTGACAGCTTGAAGATGGAGGAGATCGAAGCCGTGGACATCTCGGCCTGGATGACGTACCAGCTGGTTTACTTCCTGGATCGGATCCTGCAGAAGTCGCCCCTGCCCGATG GCAACGTGGAGAGGCTGAGCGCGATGTACCCAAAGATCTCCAAGGCCCAGAACGCGGAGCTGCAGCTGCGCTGGTGCCAAATTATCCTCAGGAACAACCACGAGCCCGAGTACAGCAAGGTGAAAGCATTCCTGCACAGCCAG GGGAAGCAGAAATACACGCTGCCGCTGTACCGCGCCATGTGGGGCGGCTCGGAGGCTGCCCGTGTGTTGGCCATGGAGACGTTCTCAGCCACAGCCCCCCAGCTGCACATCAACGTCCGCAACTACGTCAAGAAGATCCTGGGCTTGGAGGGGAGCGACTGA
- the RNPEP gene encoding aminopeptidase B isoform X3 yields MSWLDSSQTAQKEKPFLYTSGFPVLNRSFFPGFHTPAMKSTYSAQLQVPEGFTAVMSATTWEKQKDNTFVFKMEHPIPSYLIALAVGDIVSAEVGPRSRVWAEPCLIEAAKKEYDGVIEEFLAVGEKLFGPYVWGRYDVLFMPPSFPFGGMENPCITFVTPCLLAGDRSLVDVIIHEISHSWFGNLVTNATWGEFWLNEGFTMYAQRRISTEIYGSAYTCLEAATGRALLRQHMDTTGEEHPLNKLRVVIEPGVNPDDTYNETPYEKGFCFVSYLAHLVGDQGKFDSFLQAYVEHFKFQSITADDALNFFLEFFPELKKQGVESRPGLEFNRWLNTPGWPPFLPDLSPGQQLMKPADELAELWASDSLKMEEIEAVDISAWMTYQLVYFLDRILQKSPLPDGNVERLSAMYPKISKAQNAELQLRWCQIILRNNHEPEYSKVKAFLHSQGKQKYTLPLYRAMWGGSEAARVLAMETFSATAPQLHINVRNYVKKILGLEGSD; encoded by the exons ATGTCCTGGCTGGACTCCTCCCAAACGGCCCAGAAGGAGAAACCTTTCCTCTATACCTCTGGCTTCCCTGTGCTCAACAGATCCTTCTTCCCTGGCTTCCACACCCCTGCCATGAAGAGCACCTACTCGGCACAGCTCCAG GTCCCCGAGGGTTTCACGGCCGTGATGAGCGCCACAAcctgggagaagcagaaagatAACACCTTTGTCTTCAAGATGGAGCACCCCATCCCCTCGTACCTGATTGCCCTGGCTGTGGGGGACATCGTGTCTGCTGAGGTTGGCCCGAG GAGCCGAGTCTGGGCCGAGCCCTGCCTGATTGAGGCTGCCAAGAAGGAATACGATGGGGTGATCGAGGAGTTCCTGGCTGTGGGCGAGAAGCTCTTTGGGCCCTATGTTTGGGGCAG GTACGACGTGCTGTTCATGCCGCCCTCCTTCCCCTTTGGTGGGATGGAGAACCCCTGCATCACCTTCGTCACCCCCTGCCTGCTGGCCGGGGACCGTTCCCTGGTGGACGTCATCATCCATGAGATCTCCCACAGCTGGTTTGGCAACCTGGTCACCAACGCCACCTGGGGCGAGTTCTGGCTCAATGAAGGCTTCACCATGTATGCCCAGAGGCGCATTTCCACCGAGATCTATG GTTCAGCATACACCTGCCTGGAGGCTGCGACGGGTCGGGCCCTGCTGCGCCAGCACATGGACACCACTGGGGAGGAGCACCCACTGAACAAACTGCGGGTGGTGATCGAGCCAGGTGTCAACCCAGACGACACATACAACGAGACCCCCTATGAGAAGGGCTTCTGCTTCGTCAGCTACCTGGCACACCTGGTGGGGGACCAGGGCAAGTTCGACTCCTTCCTGCAG GCCTACGTGGAGCACTTCAAGTTCCAGAGCATCACAGCAGACGATGCCCTCAATTTCTTCCTGGAGTTCTTCCCCGAGCTGAAGAAGCAAGGCGTGGAGTCGCGTCCAG GTCTGGAGTTCAATCGCTGGCTCAACACGCCGGGCTGGCCGCCCTTCCTGCCCGACCTGTCCCCGGGGCAGCAGCTGATGAAGCCAGCAGATGAACTAGCGGAGCTGTGGGCATCTGACAGCTTGAAGATGGAGGAGATCGAAGCCGTGGACATCTCGGCCTGGATGACGTACCAGCTGGTTTACTTCCTGGATCGGATCCTGCAGAAGTCGCCCCTGCCCGATG GCAACGTGGAGAGGCTGAGCGCGATGTACCCAAAGATCTCCAAGGCCCAGAACGCGGAGCTGCAGCTGCGCTGGTGCCAAATTATCCTCAGGAACAACCACGAGCCCGAGTACAGCAAGGTGAAAGCATTCCTGCACAGCCAG GGGAAGCAGAAATACACGCTGCCGCTGTACCGCGCCATGTGGGGCGGCTCGGAGGCTGCCCGTGTGTTGGCCATGGAGACGTTCTCAGCCACAGCCCCCCAGCTGCACATCAACGTCCGCAACTACGTCAAGAAGATCCTGGGCTTGGAGGGGAGCGACTGA
- the RNPEP gene encoding aminopeptidase B isoform X1, protein MAALGAARDAATATGGGAAPFALRHLHLSLRVDFVAAGAGRLRGAARLELRCVRAGSRELVLDAHSAMSVQRARLLPPGGAGEKEGEGQELRFQSRPFASYGTALHVELPEEPRPGELLVVRIDYETGEGPGVCWLTPEQTAGKQKPYMYTQGQAVLNRSFFPGFDTPAVKCTYSATVQVPEGFTAVMSATTWEKQKDNTFVFKMEHPIPSYLIALAVGDIVSAEVGPRSRVWAEPCLIEAAKKEYDGVIEEFLAVGEKLFGPYVWGRYDVLFMPPSFPFGGMENPCITFVTPCLLAGDRSLVDVIIHEISHSWFGNLVTNATWGEFWLNEGFTMYAQRRISTEIYGSAYTCLEAATGRALLRQHMDTTGEEHPLNKLRVVIEPGVNPDDTYNETPYEKGFCFVSYLAHLVGDQGKFDSFLQAYVEHFKFQSITADDALNFFLEFFPELKKQGVESRPGLEFNRWLNTPGWPPFLPDLSPGQQLMKPADELAELWASDSLKMEEIEAVDISAWMTYQLVYFLDRILQKSPLPDGNVERLSAMYPKISKAQNAELQLRWCQIILRNNHEPEYSKVKAFLHSQGKQKYTLPLYRAMWGGSEAARVLAMETFSATAPQLHINVRNYVKKILGLEGSD, encoded by the exons ATGGCGGCGCTGGGGGCGGCCCGGGACGCGGCCACGGCCACGGGTGGCGGCGCGGCGCCGTTCGCGTTGCGGCACCTGCACTTATCGCTGCGCGTGGATTTCGTGGCCGCGGGTGCGGGGCGGCTGCGCGGGGCCGCCAGGTTGGAGCTGCGCTGCGTGCGCGCCGGGAGCAGAGAGCTGGTGTTGGACGCGCACAGCGCGATGTCCGTGCAACGAGCGCGGCTGCTGCCGCCCGGCGGGGCcggagaaaaggaaggggaagggcaGGAGCTGCGCTTCCAGAGCCGCCCGTTCGCCAGCTACGGCACCGCGCTGCACGTTGAGTTGCCCGAAGAGCCGCGGCCCGGAGAGCTGCTGGTCGTGAGGATCGACTACGAGACGGGAGAAGGGCCCGGG GTGTGCTGGCTCACCCCGGAGCAGACCGCGGGGAAGCAGAAGCCCTATATGTACACTCAAGGCCAGGCCGTGCTGAATAGATCCTTTTTCCCTGGCTTTGACACTCCAGCAGTTAAATGCACATATTCAGCCACAGTGCAG GTCCCCGAGGGTTTCACGGCCGTGATGAGCGCCACAAcctgggagaagcagaaagatAACACCTTTGTCTTCAAGATGGAGCACCCCATCCCCTCGTACCTGATTGCCCTGGCTGTGGGGGACATCGTGTCTGCTGAGGTTGGCCCGAG GAGCCGAGTCTGGGCCGAGCCCTGCCTGATTGAGGCTGCCAAGAAGGAATACGATGGGGTGATCGAGGAGTTCCTGGCTGTGGGCGAGAAGCTCTTTGGGCCCTATGTTTGGGGCAG GTACGACGTGCTGTTCATGCCGCCCTCCTTCCCCTTTGGTGGGATGGAGAACCCCTGCATCACCTTCGTCACCCCCTGCCTGCTGGCCGGGGACCGTTCCCTGGTGGACGTCATCATCCATGAGATCTCCCACAGCTGGTTTGGCAACCTGGTCACCAACGCCACCTGGGGCGAGTTCTGGCTCAATGAAGGCTTCACCATGTATGCCCAGAGGCGCATTTCCACCGAGATCTATG GTTCAGCATACACCTGCCTGGAGGCTGCGACGGGTCGGGCCCTGCTGCGCCAGCACATGGACACCACTGGGGAGGAGCACCCACTGAACAAACTGCGGGTGGTGATCGAGCCAGGTGTCAACCCAGACGACACATACAACGAGACCCCCTATGAGAAGGGCTTCTGCTTCGTCAGCTACCTGGCACACCTGGTGGGGGACCAGGGCAAGTTCGACTCCTTCCTGCAG GCCTACGTGGAGCACTTCAAGTTCCAGAGCATCACAGCAGACGATGCCCTCAATTTCTTCCTGGAGTTCTTCCCCGAGCTGAAGAAGCAAGGCGTGGAGTCGCGTCCAG GTCTGGAGTTCAATCGCTGGCTCAACACGCCGGGCTGGCCGCCCTTCCTGCCCGACCTGTCCCCGGGGCAGCAGCTGATGAAGCCAGCAGATGAACTAGCGGAGCTGTGGGCATCTGACAGCTTGAAGATGGAGGAGATCGAAGCCGTGGACATCTCGGCCTGGATGACGTACCAGCTGGTTTACTTCCTGGATCGGATCCTGCAGAAGTCGCCCCTGCCCGATG GCAACGTGGAGAGGCTGAGCGCGATGTACCCAAAGATCTCCAAGGCCCAGAACGCGGAGCTGCAGCTGCGCTGGTGCCAAATTATCCTCAGGAACAACCACGAGCCCGAGTACAGCAAGGTGAAAGCATTCCTGCACAGCCAG GGGAAGCAGAAATACACGCTGCCGCTGTACCGCGCCATGTGGGGCGGCTCGGAGGCTGCCCGTGTGTTGGCCATGGAGACGTTCTCAGCCACAGCCCCCCAGCTGCACATCAACGTCCGCAACTACGTCAAGAAGATCCTGGGCTTGGAGGGGAGCGACTGA